A window of ANME-2 cluster archaeon genomic DNA:
AAGCTGAAATTTTCCAAATGAGTTGAATATTTATTTAAGGAAATCAAAATATGAAACCATGAAATATATTAGAGATGGCCGAGCTCCAATACCAAAATTAGAAACTACATCAAAAGTAATGAGCGCCAATGTGCCCAAAGACACTAAACCGGAGTTAGTATTGAGAAAATCTTTGAGACAGATTGGTATCTCAGGTTATAGACTTCATTGGAAGAAAGCATCAGGTAGACCAGATATAGCATACCCTGGTCGTAAAATCGCCATCTTTGTCAATGGTTGTTTCTGGCATAGATGTCATCATTGTAATCTTCCTCTTCCGAAATCAAATACTGATTTCTGGTTAAAGAAGTTCGAGAAGAACAAAGAAAGAGACGCTAAGAAGATACATAATCTCGAAGAAGATGGTTGGAAGGTTATCGTATTGTGGGAATGCGAGATCAAAAAGGATGTTTTAGGTTGTGCAAAGCGTGTCAAGAAAGTAATTCAAGGTGATGATTGAGATGAACGATTATCTATAGATTGTTGGTTTTGCCAACATAATTCGTGCAATAAAGGTGATTTGTACGGCTTTTTGTATCGTGAACATCTATCACAATATAAATATATTTATATATAATGCACGCATATAACTAAAATTAATGCTTTCATATCTATCGATTTGCAAGAAAAATCTCGTTGACATCAGCGTTTATTTGTGGCGCATAATGTTAGAGATTATGCCCAACGAAAAATTACAAAAAGATATTGCAATAAGTAATCAGAAATTCACTACTACACAAGACGGTATCTATACAATTAAAACTATATTGTATGCACTATACATATAGTAAAAGTATTGAATATTAATTAGATATTTTAAATCATATCATGTATTTCTTACTAATTCAGGTAGGGTTATTATATGGATAACGGTATTGACCTCGAAAAAAAGGAAGGTCCTAAAAACAAATCTTATCATTATCACCTTAAGCATGCAGTTGATAATTACCAAGATGATGAAGATATTTTAAAATATTTACCTGATTTTTATCAATTGTTATGTAATATTGGTTGCAATAATAAATCCCAGTGGTATACAAAGATGCTTGTTAATGCAGCTCTTTCCTATCTTGTACTTGAAGAAGACATAATTCCTGACAAAGGAGGCAAGGACGGATACCTTGATGACTTATACATATGTGCCTACGTACTCAAAGAAATAAGAGATAAAGTATCAAAGAACATCATTTTGGACAACATAGGAGACCTTGATTTTGAGGATGATATTTTTCAATTGATCTATGATGTTGTTAACAGAGCCTCAGATATTCTCGAAGATAAAACTGAGAAAATCCTTGATCTAGTAGGTTTTAGTAAGTTTACTTTATTTGATTTTTTGTATGATCAGGACAAGACTAAAACGCTCATGAACCGTAAAGAAAAACGTCGATTGCTCTATGCTATGCTTGCTGTAAAAGCAGATTCAATATTGAAAATTGAATCTAGTACCCACCAAATGACGACCCTTCGATCTCTTATCAGAACGCACCACGAGTTTGGAGAGATTAAAAGGTATATGGAGTTTATGCATGATTGAAAGTGAATCAAAAGTTTATTCTGATATGCTTGATGAGATATTTTATAGGTATGAAGGAAAATACAAATCACTTTTAAAGAACATTCCGCGTTTATTCAATTTACTCCAAAAAATTTACACCTCAAAAGAACTGACATGGGAGGCAAAGTTCAAAATAAACTCTTGTTTTAGTTATTTTGCGATACCTGACGATTACATTCCTGATGACGACGGTCCAGAAGGATTCCTTGATGATCTTTTTATCTGTGTTTATGTATTAGATGAACTTAGTACAGAATACCCAATTTTAATCAATGAGAAGTGGGAATTCGCTGACAATATTATGGAACTGATTCCGATTGTTCTCGATGAGACAATAGATTTACTTGATGAGAAATGTTATGATATTCTAGGGTTTACAGGCTTGTTAAGGTTTGATGAGATTAGTAGTATTTCTCATTTATTCCGAACTCCTCAGGACATAAATGAAAAGATTGAAAGGATTGATTATGAAAATCAAGAATTAATAAATCTACTAAGAACGATTGAAGTGTACAGTGGTAACAAAAGTATGCTCAGGACCTTAAAAAGCTTAAAGAAGACTTTTGATGAGGATGAGTGGAGAAAAGTGGAGAATATCATTGAAAGGTTAGAATCTCATGAATCAAAATATGATAATTCTCATGAAATTGAACTTGATAAGATTAGAAGGAAAATCGTTCTTGGGATAAATGAGGATATATTGGATGATTGAAACAAAGAGATTATTTGATTTTACATGGTCTACAAGATATAGTAGTGCTACGCACGATCTAATCCAAGATTTTTTTGTCCCAGCTTTAAGTAGATCTAGATATTACTATCGAATTGCAGGCTTTTTTTCTTCAACAGCGATTGCGGCAGCTGCACGAGGAATAAGTGCCTTTGTTGAAAATGGAGAAAAGATGTATTTAATCATAGGTAGTCAACTTTCCCAAGAAGATGTTGATGCAATAAATAGTGGTACTAAGAAAATCGATGCCATATTGCATGAAAAATGGGATGCATGTAAGG
This region includes:
- a CDS encoding DUF1232 domain-containing protein; translated protein: MDNGIDLEKKEGPKNKSYHYHLKHAVDNYQDDEDILKYLPDFYQLLCNIGCNNKSQWYTKMLVNAALSYLVLEEDIIPDKGGKDGYLDDLYICAYVLKEIRDKVSKNIILDNIGDLDFEDDIFQLIYDVVNRASDILEDKTEKILDLVGFSKFTLFDFLYDQDKTKTLMNRKEKRRLLYAMLAVKADSILKIESSTHQMTTLRSLIRTHHEFGEIKRYMEFMHD
- the vsr gene encoding DNA mismatch endonuclease Vsr, whose translation is MKYIRDGRAPIPKLETTSKVMSANVPKDTKPELVLRKSLRQIGISGYRLHWKKASGRPDIAYPGRKIAIFVNGCFWHRCHHCNLPLPKSNTDFWLKKFEKNKERDAKKIHNLEEDGWKVIVLWECEIKKDVLGCAKRVKKVIQGDD
- a CDS encoding DUF1232 domain-containing protein, with amino-acid sequence MIESESKVYSDMLDEIFYRYEGKYKSLLKNIPRLFNLLQKIYTSKELTWEAKFKINSCFSYFAIPDDYIPDDDGPEGFLDDLFICVYVLDELSTEYPILINEKWEFADNIMELIPIVLDETIDLLDEKCYDILGFTGLLRFDEISSISHLFRTPQDINEKIERIDYENQELINLLRTIEVYSGNKSMLRTLKSLKKTFDEDEWRKVENIIERLESHESKYDNSHEIELDKIRRKIVLGINEDILDD